One part of the Cinclus cinclus chromosome 20, bCinCin1.1, whole genome shotgun sequence genome encodes these proteins:
- the UTP18 gene encoding U3 small nucleolar RNA-associated protein 18 homolog has product MRGLAAAAGRERGAVKAAGMKGVTKVSKVTRAAKMAKPKRRAKLAAADQTAAAEAARRARHLKALSCASGAERELEELVFGDSLNVEEDDLLRRLAGPPRVTAAEGKDLREEPSDSEVENEVKGDLLPKKPAWVDEDDEAEENVDMTHKYRKDFMKSDAETTLTKKKLKKRLEEQFQQAMGGVPAWADLENRKKSKRTSSDSDSDEDDDLLRRTGNFIRSSESLPSGILKMSTCLPANQERFANGKLVTVQFHPSAQVVMTAGHDRSVSLFQVDGIRNPKIQSIYLESFPIYKARFSVDGEQVIATGTHHSMFFVYDMIAGRIIPIPKVRGVEEKFLRNFELSPDGSFMLLTGTSGYLHLLSMKTKELISTMKVNGRCTASAFTPDSSKIYSYSKEGEVFIWDVRSRKCLHKFEDEGSLEGKCIAVSKNNQYVACGSSSGVVNLYTTDACFKENHPKPVKAIMNLVTSATCVTFNPTTEILAVASRDTDEAVKLVHLPSYTVFSNFPVFRRKQIYLAQSMDFSPRSGYFSVANNKGKALLFRLKHYSSF; this is encoded by the exons ATGCGGGGTctggcggcggccgcggggcgggAACGCGGAGCGGTAAAAGCGGCCGGAATGAAGGGGGTGACGAAAGTGTCTAAAGTGACCAGAGCGGCTAAAATGGCGAAACCCAAGCGGAGGGCGAAGCTGGCCGCGGCGGATCAGACGGCCGCTGCCGAGGCGGCGCGGCGCGCCCGCCACCTGAAGGCGCTGAGCTGCGCGTCTGGCGCCGAgcgggagctggaggagctggtaTTCGGTGACAGCCTCAACGTGGAGGAGGACGATCTGCTGCGGCGCCTGGCCGGGCCCCCACGG GTTACTGCTGCAGAGGGGAAGGACCTCCGGGAAGAGCCCAGCGATTCGGAGGTGGAGAATGAAGTGAAAGGTGATTTACTGCCCAAAAAGCCGGCGTGGGtggatgaggatgatgaagcCGAGGAAAA TGTTGATATGACCCATAAGTACAGGAAAGATTTCATGAAAAGTGATGCCGAGACAACGCTTACTaagaaaaaactgaagaaaagacTTGAAGAACA GTTTCAACAAGCCATGGGAGGAGTTCCTGCTTGGGCTGAtctagaaaacagaaagaaatccaAAAGGACTTCGAGTGACA GTGATagtgatgaagatgatgatcTGCTACGCAGGACTGGCAATTTCATAAGGAGCTCAGAGtctctgccaagtgggattttaAAG ATGAGCACCTGCCTTCCTGCAAACCAGGAACGTTTTGCCAATGGAAAACTGGTGACAGTGCAGTTTCATCCTTCAGCTCAAGTGGTGATGACAGCTGGGCACGATCGCTCTGTGTCCCTCTTCCAG GTGGACGGTATAAGGAACCCAAAAATACAGAGCATCTATTTAGAAAGCTTTCCAATTTATAAGGCTCGTTTCAGTGTGGATGGAGAACAAGTTATAGCCACTGGTACTCACCACAGCATGTTCTTTGTGTATGACATGATAGCTGGGAGGATCATCCCCATCCCAAAAGTAAGAG GTGTGGAGGAAAAATTTCTCAGAAACTTCGAACTCTCTCCAGATGGATCATTTATGTTGCTAACTGGAACTTCAGGTTACCTTCACTTGCTGTCCATGAAG ACAAAAGAACTGATCAGCACTATGAAGGTGAATGGAAGGTGCACTGCCTCTGCTTTCACCCCAGACAGCAGTAAAATATACAGCTATTCAA AGGAAGGTGAAGTTTTCATTTGGGAtgtgagaagcagaaagtgTCTACACAAATTTGAAGATGAAGGTTCTTTAGAAGGGAAGTGCATTGCTGTTTCAAAAAATAACCAGTATGTGGCATGTGG TTCATCTTCTGGAGTTGTAAATTTATACACCACTGATGCCTGCTTCAAAGAAAACCATCCTAAGCCAGTTAAAGCCATAATGAACCTTGTTACTTCTGCCACCTGTGTGACCTTTAATCCCACCACAGAGATCTTGGCAGTGGCTTCCCGTGACACTGATGAGGCTGTCAAATTG GTGCACCTTCCTTCATATACTGTATTCTCAAACTTCCCTGtgttcagaagaaaacagatttatcTTGCTCAGTCTATGGACTTCTCTCCCAGAAGTGGATATTTCTCTGTAGCAAACAACAAAGGCAAAGCTTTGTTGTTTAG gctAAAACATTATTCATCCTTCTGA